From the genome of Thermodesulforhabdaceae bacterium:
TTTAGAAAAGGTGTTTCTCCATATGGTTTCGGGCTCGTACACGTATTCGGTTGTCGTCTCCAATAATACCACCATAGGGGTCATTCGCTTAAGTGATCTATTTAACGCCTTGTGGAAGGGTATAAAGACCAATGTAAGAAAATGAGGGAGGAAAGGATCAATGATGGGCAATGAAAGTGTCAGGGTTAATCAGGTAAAGGATGAGGAAATCCGTGAAGTTTTGTCAGAAAAGGAAGAACGACTTGAAAACTTCCGAAAAAGTATAGGGCTGTTTTTGGGTCCTCTTGTAGCTATAATTGTTTACCTTATTCCCATGCCTTCCCTCTCGCCCAAAGCTCATATACTTGCGTCCATAGTTAGCTGGGTAGCGGTTTGGTGGGTAACAGAACCTATTCCAATTCCTGTAAGTGCCATATGGGGAGCAATTCTTTGCGTAATTCTGGGAGTAGCCGACATAAAAAAGGTTCTGGCACCTTTTGCAGATCCTATTATTTATCTATTTTTTGGAAGCTTTATCATTGCAGAAGCCATGAGAATTCATGGTTTGGATAAGCGATTTACATATGCCATCATGTCTATAAAATCTGTTGGAAACAGCACAGCAAAAATCCTTGTCGCTTTTGGCGTAATTTGCGCCTTCCTTTCCATGTGGATAAGCAACACAGCCACTACGGCTATGATGTATCCTATAGGCCTTGGGGTAGTTTATTCAGTTGCGGATTTAATACATAGAAAAACAGGAAACTTTGTAGATCCCAAAAAACTGCGTTTTGGAACCGGTATGATGCTAATGGCAGCTTATAGCGCTTCTGCTGGCGGTATCGGGACACCCGTGGGCACTCCCCCTAATATTATAGGCATAGCCATGATAGAAAAGTTCTGCAATGTTAAGATCGCCTTTTTTCAGTGGATGGCATTCGCTGTTCCCTTGCTAATTCTTATGTCAGCTCTTCTTTTTGTGTTGATGTATTATCTCCATAAACCAGAGGTATCTCGCCTGGAGGGAGCAACGGATTACATTCTTAAAGAGAAAGCTCTCCTTGGCTCATGGACAAGAGGACAAAAGAATGTGATGATAGTTTTTTCTATAACAGTGGCTTTGTGGCTTATTCCCGGAATTATTGCTCTGATTTATGGAACAGATGGGACTATATATAAAAATTACAATAAAATTTTCCCAGAAAGCATAGCAGCTCTCATAGGCGCCGCTCTTCTCTTTTTACTTCCAACAAACTGGAAGGAGAGAGAATTTACAATATCGTGGAAACAGGCAACAAACATTGACTGGGGAACTCTCCTGCTCTTCGGCGGTGGTATCACCCTTGGAAACCTGATGTTTGAACTGAAACTTGCCGATGCTATAGGTAAATCCCTCATGAACTTAACGGGTGCTACTTCTATGTGGGGTATCACGCTGGGAGCTATTTTTATTGCGATCCTGGTTAGCGAAACCTCTTCCAACACTGCATCGGCTAATATGGTGGTTCCCGTTATTATTTCTTTAGCTCAAGCGGCTGGTGTAAATCCAGTTCCTCCTGCAATCGGTGCCACTCTTGGGGCAAGCTGGGGCTTCATGCTCCCTGTTTCTACACCTCCAAATGCTATAGTCTACGGGTCGGGCATGGTTCCCATCACCAAAATGATCAGAGCCGGTATATACTTTGACATTCTGGGTGGACTTCTTATCTGGGCAGGACTGATGGTTCTTCTTCCTATGCTGGGTCTTGCATAACGAAAACAAGAAAGCTAAGCAAGGAGCGGGAAAAGCATCTCTTATACACAGACACTTTTCCTGCTCCAATTTTCTATTACTCTTTAATAAAGGCCCTTGATCAGCGGGTTTTCTTTGATTTTGACCGGGTCTGTTTCACCGTTGATGTTGATGATATTCAGTTTTCCATGTCCTTTCTTAAGCTCATTTCTGAAATCATAAATAGCGCCAATTATGACCAACTTTCCTTCCTTTACTTCCTGGTCGAATTTCTTAAGAGCTTCTGCCACCTGGTTGTTTACGTTTATTTTAACTCCCTCAATGTTTTCTACCCCCTTGGGTATTTTTATTGTGTCGAGTTCTTTCTTTATGGCTTCCGACTCTTTCGAATAATCGGAAGATGCAGCTTTAATGGCACCACAGCCGGAATGACCCAGAAACATTAAAACAGGAGTGTGTAGATGTCGAACTCCGTATTCTACTGATCCTTCCGCAGTGCTCATCTGGTTTCCTATGTTTCGTATGACGAAAATTTCGTTATCAGGAGCATCACTTATGGCATGAGTGTGAACTCTTGAATCAGAGCACATAACAACAGTAGCTTTTGGATGTTGTGCATCTAAAAAAGGTTCGAAGTACGATGCCTTGTGAGTTGATACAAAACGGCTGTTACTTTTCAAAACTTTCTGGATGAAGTGTTTTGCCTTTACCAGATCTTCACTTTCCTGGAGCGAAGAAGCATCTTTTGCATAACCCAAAGAAAAATAAAGCAACAATAAAAGGAAAGTAAAAGTAAAGATAAAAGTAAATAAATACCAACGACCCATAACATCCCTCCTGAATTAGCCTTAAATCTTCATAAATCTGCACGAAGTGTGACACAATAGTCAATAGCGACGATCTTTTTAACTAACACATCTTTTTACAAATTAAAATTCCTAGTAACACACTGAGAATCGCTAAACCATTAGACCTTATCTCGGGTCATAGGAAAACTCGAAAATTTTTTATGTGCAGAGAATTGTTTGGATGCTGTAAAGAGCACATACCGCAGTTGCTAAAAGATCCTTTTTTAATGTCTGGCGAATATACTCACGGAAAAAGAGTGGAAAGCTACACATCCAAGAAATCCCATGACTTAAACAGAGCTTTAATTTCTTCTTAACTAGGAATCGTTATTATTTTGTATAAAATAAGTACAAAAAGTGTTAAACTATTGTCAATAATATGTTGAACATAACCCAAAACTGAACATTAATTAAGACAAGAGGATTTTTTTGTCGAAAATGAAGATATGTTGTTTAACTGTTTGTTAACAAAGACTCCTTGCAATTCCAAAGTCGAGCGAGGTTTTAAACAAATTTAACGGGGAATTATTTTGTTTATTACTTTCTATGTGTTCGCGTATAATAATTTTGCTAACAACCAGAAGTCCGGTAGAAACTTCCTTGCGTGTGGAGGATGAACATGAAGATTCAAATTAGCAAAGATGTACTTGTAAAGGCGTTGAGTTCGGTTCAATCGGTAGTGGAGAGAAAGGGCCCACCTATACTTTCACACGTGCTTTTAGAAACAGAAGATGGGAGAATTAAGTTCTTTGCTACTGACTTTGAATTATCCGTGCGGATATATGCAGACGCTACGGTAATCGAAGAAGGAAAAGTTACTGCACCAGCAAGAAGCCTTTTTGAAGTTGCCAAAGAATTTCCAGCTCAAACTATAGAACTTAGTATGGACACCCCCGGAAGACTAAACATTATCACAGAAAAAGCATCTTTTCAGCTTCCAAGCCTTGAACCGTCTGACTTTCCTGTAGATCAATTCGAAGGAGATGTAACTTACTACTCTTGCAACGCTAGGCTACTAGAAAAAGCTCTTTCGAAAACTTTTTACGCCATACCCCTTTCTGGAAGTTCAATAAGTATTTCGGGGCTTTACGTTTCTTGCGATGATCAAGGAGTTTATAAGTTCATTTCATGCGATGCCTTTAGGCTGGCTCGTTTTCAGGCATCCAGGGAAGAGATTGGCTTGGATTTTGCCCCCAGCGAAATAATCATACCAAGAAAGGGCGTGCAGGAAATCTTGCGTATTGTTGACGATGCTAACGGAAATGAGATTTTTCTCGGAATTCACGAAAATGTTTTCTATGCAAAGAATGACAGAATGACTATATCCATGAGACTTCTCGATGCGTCTTTTCCAGCCTTTGATTCAATTATTCCCCCAGAACGTCCCAACAAGGCCGAAATTTCACTTAGCCTGTTTCAGCAAGTTTTGAGACGTATGGCTATTTTTACCAACCAAGTTTGGCGCCACGTGAATCTTGTTATCTCGCCCGGGGTTTTGGAAATATCTGCCGGGAATGCGGAAATTGGAATGGCCAGAGAAGAAATTCCCATAAACTATAACGGAAAGGAAATCTTTAATGCTTCCTTCAATATTAAATATCTCAGCGATGCTACTAATGTAATTTCTGGAGACACCTTCCACTTCGAGTGGAGTTCAGAAATGGAAGGTGGTTTTGTGTCCGATCCAGAGGATCCTGGTTATACAGCTTTCTTTATGCCCATGGTTACCGAATGAAGTTTTATCCCATGTAGGCAATAACTTCTATTTCAACCAGAGCGTTTTTGGGAAGTTTGGAAACGGCAACGCAAGAACGAGCAGGCCTATGGGATCCAAAAAATTCAGCGTAAATTTCGTTCATGACAGTAAAATGCTCCATTGTTGTAAGAAATACTGTAGTTTTTACAACGGATTCAATGTCGCAACCAGCTTCTTCTAGGATAGCTTTAATATGATTAAGAGCCGTCTTTGTTTGATCTCTAATGTCGGTGGACACAAGGTCTCCTGTTTGGGGATCAATACCAATTTGGCCCGAAAGAAAAAGAAAATTTCCAGTTTGAACAGCATGACTATATGGTCCTACAGGATGCGGAGCTTTTTCGCTATAGATGTATTTCATCTTCTACCTCCTTTTTGTGATCATTATTGCACAACAATAATTATACTCCGAAAGAAGAAGAAAGCAATTGACAATGGAAACTGCTTTGGCTATGTGCATGGGTGTAGGTGGTGAGATGATAAATTGTGAAATTCTTCTTCAATGTTTGGCTGTCAACGAGGTTTAAGTGATCGATAACGGTGCACGGCTGAATTGCGGCAATTCCA
Proteins encoded in this window:
- a CDS encoding RidA family protein, which produces MKYIYSEKAPHPVGPYSHAVQTGNFLFLSGQIGIDPQTGDLVSTDIRDQTKTALNHIKAILEEAGCDIESVVKTTVFLTTMEHFTVMNEIYAEFFGSHRPARSCVAVSKLPKNALVEIEVIAYMG
- a CDS encoding carbonic anhydrase, producing the protein MGRWYLFTFIFTFTFLLLLLYFSLGYAKDASSLQESEDLVKAKHFIQKVLKSNSRFVSTHKASYFEPFLDAQHPKATVVMCSDSRVHTHAISDAPDNEIFVIRNIGNQMSTAEGSVEYGVRHLHTPVLMFLGHSGCGAIKAASSDYSKESEAIKKELDTIKIPKGVENIEGVKINVNNQVAEALKKFDQEVKEGKLVIIGAIYDFRNELKKGHGKLNIININGETDPVKIKENPLIKGLY
- a CDS encoding DASS family sodium-coupled anion symporter codes for the protein MMGNESVRVNQVKDEEIREVLSEKEERLENFRKSIGLFLGPLVAIIVYLIPMPSLSPKAHILASIVSWVAVWWVTEPIPIPVSAIWGAILCVILGVADIKKVLAPFADPIIYLFFGSFIIAEAMRIHGLDKRFTYAIMSIKSVGNSTAKILVAFGVICAFLSMWISNTATTAMMYPIGLGVVYSVADLIHRKTGNFVDPKKLRFGTGMMLMAAYSASAGGIGTPVGTPPNIIGIAMIEKFCNVKIAFFQWMAFAVPLLILMSALLFVLMYYLHKPEVSRLEGATDYILKEKALLGSWTRGQKNVMIVFSITVALWLIPGIIALIYGTDGTIYKNYNKIFPESIAALIGAALLFLLPTNWKEREFTISWKQATNIDWGTLLLFGGGITLGNLMFELKLADAIGKSLMNLTGATSMWGITLGAIFIAILVSETSSNTASANMVVPVIISLAQAAGVNPVPPAIGATLGASWGFMLPVSTPPNAIVYGSGMVPITKMIRAGIYFDILGGLLIWAGLMVLLPMLGLA
- the dnaN gene encoding DNA polymerase III subunit beta; this encodes MKIQISKDVLVKALSSVQSVVERKGPPILSHVLLETEDGRIKFFATDFELSVRIYADATVIEEGKVTAPARSLFEVAKEFPAQTIELSMDTPGRLNIITEKASFQLPSLEPSDFPVDQFEGDVTYYSCNARLLEKALSKTFYAIPLSGSSISISGLYVSCDDQGVYKFISCDAFRLARFQASREEIGLDFAPSEIIIPRKGVQEILRIVDDANGNEIFLGIHENVFYAKNDRMTISMRLLDASFPAFDSIIPPERPNKAEISLSLFQQVLRRMAIFTNQVWRHVNLVISPGVLEISAGNAEIGMAREEIPINYNGKEIFNASFNIKYLSDATNVISGDTFHFEWSSEMEGGFVSDPEDPGYTAFFMPMVTE